CAGCGATCCATGCAGCGCCAACGCCACAGCCGTGATCCAGAAGAACGAGATCGCAATCATGTGGGCCGGATTGTAGTGAAAGTTGCCGTAGGCGTAGCCCACGTTGTTCACCCAATCAAGATGGCTGAAAATACCGTATGGGAACGCGTGCCCCCATGCGCCCAGCAACACCGGACGGATGACGACGAGTGTTACGTAGGCAAGGATTGCGACGCTAAATGCTAAAGGAACATGTATTCCCATGCCTAATTTGCGACAAATCTCAACTTCGCGCAACGCCCAGCTGCTAAAAGCGCCAACAGCGCAAATCGTAATCAACTGCCACAAGCCGCCTTCCAATAGCGGTGCGGCACCCAAACCGTATTCAAGCGGCGGCGGGTTAATTGATATCAACCACGGGTTCCACGTCGGGCCTTGGCTGGCCCCGTAAAAAATCAAAATCGTCCCAAGGACAGCGAAAAAGAACGTGGTGACCCCAAAGAAGCCCACGTAAAACGGGCCAACCCAGAAGTCGAACAGGTCCCCACCCAACAAGGTGCCGCCCTTGACGCGATACTTTCTCTCAAAACTGAGTTGCGCCATGTGTCTTACTCCATCCATGACAGGCCGCGCGGCCACGCCGGGCCTGTCCTGTCGCTCTCTTCATTGGTGTTTGCTACGGGCGGGCAGATGTTGTCCGCCCGCAGCTTTTTTGAAGGATCACGAGGCGCTTATTCAGCAGCTTCAACTGCGAATGCGCGCTCGAACCAATTTGTCTGGGGGTTGCTGAGCAGGACGAGATGAATCATCGCAGCTAGCAAGAATAGGAATACGCCCTGTGCCACGAACACGCGGCGCGGGTCGAATACCAACCAGATCTTATAGAACTGTGCCATCGATAGGTCTCCTTAACCCCAAGCAAACCAAGGGAGCTTGATGTACGTCAGAAAATGAGCGACGACCGCGACGATCGTGAAGATCGCGAAACCGCTCATATAGACTGAGTGCAGCTCCTGGGCCTGCTCGTCAGTGAGACCTGTGAAAGACAGGTCAGATTTGTCAGCCATGTTTTGTCTCCAAATATTGGTTCTGACACCGCGCACCCCCCGCGGCTGGGTTACGACAGGGGCTCATCCCCTGCCCTAATCCGCCGTACCGAGGGGGGACGACGAAACTATGCGCAGTGATCTCAGGCCGAGAAAATATGCGGCGTAATGATGCGGGCTTGGGTCCATGCCCGTGCGACTGGGCCTTTGTCCGGAAAGGCCATTTGACGCGCAGCGGTCAGCGTCCACGTCAAAGCCGACAGCGGCAATGTCGCCAGAAAGATGATGCCGAAATAGACGTAGTATTCACGCGTCGGCGGGGCCGTCTTTTCGCGCACCAGCGGCGCATCTGTGGTGAAATCGGTCATGATCGTCCTCCCGTTGAAGTCTGCAATGTCTCGACAGTTTCCAGAACCACGCGGTCGGCCCCTGCATCGAGAGCGGCCCGTTCAGCCGCATCACGCAGCGTTTTCGCTGCGGAAATTCGTGTGAGTATTGGATGCGATGCTACGATCTGATCCAACTTGGCCTGCGCATCTGCATCCCAAGGAAAATCGCGCCGCAAAGGCGTCAAAGTGGCATCCGTTTCGTCCATATCCGTGGCCAGCGGCAGGATATGGAACAGGCTGTCAAACAGCCCATTACAGACCTCTTGCAACAGATACGTCGCACCGCTGTAGCCCATGAAAGGCGTCCCAGTATGTCGCCGGATCGCCGCGCCGGGAAAACTGGCAGGTATGAAATTCGGCGCAGGCCCAAAGCCCGCTTTCATTTCTGCCATATACATTTTTTCGTTGATCGACCCTAAAACAACCAAGGGCCGCTTTGTGTGGATCAGATTGCGGACTTCGTCGTTGTTGGTCTTCTTGCCGCGACAGCGTGACACTGCAAACGCACAGGGAAACCCAAGATCGCCTTCAAGATAATTGCGGATGCCACGCGTGTAAGTTTCGGACGCGACGATGCCGAATTCAGCAGTCGCAAAGAAATCCTGCGTAACGGATCGCCACAAATCCCAGACGGGTTTGATCGTCGAATGCTTCTCACGCGCGATGAACGGTTCGGGGTCGAGGCCCGTAAGATCGCCCAAACTGCGCAGAAACTTCGTCGTTGAATCGATACCAAACGGTGCTTGCAGATAGGGTTTGCCCAACACTTCACACAGCCCGCGCCCGAATTCGCGGTACATGCAGATGTTGACGTCCGCATTCACCAGATTGCGCATTTCAGCCAGATGCGCACCCAGCGGCATGACCATGTTGATCTCGGCGCCGATGCCTTTGACCAGACGCCGTATCTCTGCCAAATCGGACGGCATATTGAATGTGCCATACATCGGCCCAAGGATATTCACGCGCGGCTTTGCGGCTTCGTCGCGCTTCTTTTCCGGCGGCATCCGACCCTTGGTCATGCCAAATTCCGTAAAGATCCACGTCATCGCACGATCCGCACATTCCCACTGATCTTCATCAATGGTGCGCGGCAAAAACCGTTGGATATTTGTGCCTTGCGGGGTGACCCCACCACCGATCATTTCTGCAATTGATCCTGTCACGACGACGGCGGGCAAAGCGGGATCAAGCACATCCCAAGCGCGTTTCATCGCTTCTTCGGTGCCTTCGCCCATCTCGGTTTCGCCAAGACCCGTTACAACAATCGGCAATTCGTGCGGCGGCAGGCCGTCGGTGTAATGCAAGACGGACGTCACAGGCAGATTTTCGCAGCCGACTGGGCCGTCGATTACCACTTGCAGGCCTTTGACGGCGCAAAATGCGTAAACAGCGCCCCAATATCCGCCCGCGCGATCATGATCGGTGACAAGCATCAGATCATCTCCTGCGCTTTGGCGACGCGGGCTGCTTTGTCGATCTTCTTTTGATGTGCGGCACGGAAATCAGGGCGCAAATTCGGACTGCCTGACCAAACGCCAGCTGTGTCGCCCGCGCCGACACCTTCAAAGAACGCCTTCATCTTGTTCAATTTCTCTGCGCCGTTGATGGCCGCGTTGACCACTTGCGCAAGCGACCCTGCCCCGGCAGGCCCCATCAAAGGACGCGCGGAAATCAAGTTCGTGAAGTAAAGCGACGGAATGGCGCGTTCTTTGGCGTGCTGGACGACAGGCGTTGTACCAATCGCAAGGTCGGGTTTAATCGCATCAACTGCAGCCAGATCATCCTCGAGCGACGCACGGAATTTCACGGTGACACCTTTGGCTTCAAGCCATGCTGCGTCATCAGCAGACCAAGGTGTTTTCGGGCAGGCCGTGCCGACATATGGCACTTGCGCGCCGCTTTCGATTAGCAGGCGGGCCACCAACAGTTCGGACCCTTCGTAACCGGACAGCGTGATTGTTCCGTTGATCTGGGCACCAGCCAATGCGCCTTTGATTGCAGGCAAAAACGCGTTCTGCGCGGTTGCGATTTGATCCGGTTTGATATTAAACGCGTCACCAATCCCCGCGAGCCACGCTGCCGTCCCGTCATGGCCGACAGGTGCGGACCCAACAATCGGGCGACCTGCCGCCTGAAATTCGCGGATCGACGCGGTGTAAAACGGATGGATCGCGGCAACTGCGCCGCAATCAAGTGCCGCATATAATTCACGCCATTCGCGTGTCGGCACGGTTGGACCAGCCGCAAGGCCCATCGGGGCCAACATCGCCCCAATCATCATAGGGTCCGCAGGGAACATTTCACCTAACAGGGCGACGGTCGGCCGATCAGATTTTCCGCCAACGGGCGCTTGGACCGGTCCTGCGCTAATTTCTTCACGTGCGTAGCTAAGCATGGCCCCAGCGAGGACATCTTTCGCTTCGGCGTGTGTGGGAATGCCGAAACCCGGCACATCAATGCCAACAATCCTGACGCCGTTGATTTCCTTAGGCAAAAGCCGCAATGGCACGCCAGACGCGGTTGGCACACATAGGTTCGTCACAACAATCGCGTCGTATTTGTCGGGATCGGCCATGTCGTGGACGCTGGCGCGAATGTCTTCGAACAACTTGCCCGTCACCAGTGTTTCCGAATTGAACGGTACATAACCCACGGACCGTCGCGCGCCATAAAAATGGGACACGAACGTCAGCCCATAAACGCAACACGCCGACCCGCTCAGCACTGTCGCCACACGTTTCATTCGCAGCCCAACGCGCAACGACCCAAAGGCAGGACACATGGATTGCGGTTGATCATGGGGGCCTTGCGGGTAGTCGCGGGCGAATTGGTCCAGCAATTCGGATTGACCGGCAGCGACTGCGGCAGCTTTCATCGTTGTAGCGCCAGCAGTGCATCCGCCTTGAAGGGCTGTGGTTTCATCGACGTTTGGCCGCCCGTCGTCAGCCGTGATCTGCACGTTTCCGGCGGCGTCATAGCCCACGTCATAACCTTGGATGTCTGTATCAGCTGTCATGGGCACGCTGTGTTTCTGGCCGATTTTCGGTTTCGCGATCATCTTGCTGCAGACGCGTCGCGATTTCAGGCATGGCTTGCAGCAACAACGCGTAGATGTTTGAGATATCTACATTTTCAGACTCAGACTTCATCATAGATGACCTCCAAGCTTTCTTTGGGTTTTGCGTTTTTACCGCGCATATCGACGTCAGTTGCTGGGATCAGTTGGTAATCCGCGCCGGTATCTTTGGCGTCGAAAAGGCCCAACAAACCGTCTTGATCCAGCGGCGTTGGCCGGACGGGCGGGGCTACGCCAACGGCCTCTGCCAGTCCTTCAAACATTTCACCCCATTGGCTTTGTTTGGTGCCAACGATTTGATAATTTGCTGATTTTTTACGAAGATCGTCGTCCTGCGGGATCGCCGCAAGAACGGGAATATCTACGGCTTTGGCAAATGCTTGCGCTTCGCCTGTTCCATCGTCCTTGTTAATAACAAGACCGGCAACCCCAACGTTACCTCCAAGCTTGCGGAAGTATTCGACTGCCGAACAGACATTGTTAGCAACATATAGCGATTGTAAATCATTAGAGCCTACAAGAATAACTTTCTGCGCCATATCGCGCGCAATCGGCAGACCGAAGCCGCCGCAAACAACGTCGCCCAGAAAATCGAGCAACACATAATCAAAGTCCCAATCGTGGAACCCCAGTTTTTCCAGCAGTTCGAACCCGTGGATGATCCCGCGACCACCACAACCGCGCCCGACTTCGGGCCCACCCAGTTCCATTGCAAAAACGCCACCGCGTTTGAAACAGACATCCCCGATCTTGACCTCTTCCCCCGCGATCTTCTTTTTCGCAGAGGTTTCGATGATCGTGGGGCAAGCTTTACCGCCGAAAAGCAGACTGGTCGTATCTGACTTGGGGTCACACCCGATCAGCAGCACGCGCTTGCCCATTTCAGCCATCATGTGTGACAGGTTCGCGAGCGTGAACGATTTGCCGATCCCGCCTTTGCCGTAGATTGCGATGATCTGCGTTTTTGAGGTTGGTTCGCCCTGCGGTACTTCCAACGACGGCTCCGCCGCTTCATCACGGAGCGCTTGGTCGTAGTCCTTCAGGTTCGGGATTTCATCCTTCATGCAGCGCTCCAATTCAAAATCATCTTCAGGCATGCGGGGTCCGTGAACGCCGTCGTGTAAGCGTCCGGCGCATTGGCAGCCGTGTCGGTGTGCGTGATCAGGTCATCAAGACGCAACGTCCCGCTTTCGACCAAAGCCTTCGTCGCGGCCATGTCGTCAGCGACCCATTCTGACGCGATCCGCAAACGCGCCTCTTTCATAAAGGCAGGCGGAAACGCAAAACTGATCGGGGCCGTATAGAAACCCGCCAGAACAATCTCACCGCCCTTCGCGATACGACCCATCAGGTCATTCAACAGGCTGGCATCACCGGAGGCATCGTAGATCGACCGGTAGTCGCGGCGCGCGTCATCTTCGGGGCGCACAACATCGTACCTATCCGCCCCATGCATGCGGGCCGGATCAATTTCCCAAACTATCGGGGCAGGCGCACCGGCGGCAACCGTCAAACGGGCCAAGAGCCGCCCCAAGACACCGTGCCCGACAATCAGGTCAGGAACGGCCTTTCCGTCACCAGCCATGGCATGTCGCGCAGTCGCGGCAAGCGCTAGCAACGCGCCAGCAGCCCCCAGACCGCGATCAATCCGCGTTACACGATCCGCATCGGTGACAAGCGTCGCCGCGGCAGCGCCAAACAGACCAAACGCACCTTCGTAACAACTGGCACCCGGCACAAACACATGTTCGCCCACCCGAAAACCGGAATCGCGACCCGCCTCGACGACCTCACCAGCCGCTTCGTAGCCCGGGATCAACGGGTACCCCATGCCCGGAAACGGCGGCATGTCACCTGACCAAAACAGTTTTTCAGTACCGGTAGAGATGCCAGAATGGCGTACGGCGACAACAATATCGGTCGCAGTTGGCGGCGTCATACCCACGACATCAAGATCAAGCTTGCCCGGTGCGTTTAAGATAACCGCCTGCGTTTCCAACTATTTCTCCCCGTCGCGGTGCGTGAATCACGATGCGACATTTTGTCTTTGTGTCAGTTTAGCCTGACACATCACTATGTCAATCATTATGGACATCGCTTGTGTCAGGCTGGCTTTACAGCGACGACAGCGGACGTGATGAAAGGACGCTTCGCACGGGGGATTTGGACATCTGTGAAACCTGCATCGGATAGTAACGCTGCGATTTCGGCAGACGACCGCGCGCGTCCTGTCCGCATCGCCATGCAATACAGCGCGAAATAGGCGTCTCCGGCCTTTTCCGGCTGTACCCCGCCCGTCATCGGTTCAGAAATCAGGAGCCGTCCTGCTGCCGGTAACGCCGCAAAAACCGCGCGTAAAAGCCGCCGAACTGTGTCGTCGTCGTGATCGTAAAGCACCCGCACCAGACTGATCATGTCGGCATCATCGGGCAAAGGATCGTCGCGAAATGACCCTGAAACGATGCGCGTGCGACCGGTCAAACCAAGCTTATCGAATCGATCCTGCGCAAAAGGCGCAACGGCAGGCAGGTCAAACAGCGTCAGGTTCATATCGCCATAGCGCGCGCCGACAGCCGACAAAAACGCGCCCGTTCCACCGCCAACATCCATCAAACGGCGCACCCCGTTAAGCGGAACAATGTCTAATGTGTCGGCGGCGACCAACGACTGGCTATCAGCCATCAATTCCGAATAGCGCGCGGTGACTGACGCATCCGTCGCACCATCTGCGCCGAACACGTAAGGCCAAAATGCGGCTAGTTCTGTTTCGGTTTCACCGCGAAAAAACGCAACTGGATCAGATAAATCACGGTAAAGGACATCATGATGGGCGATCATCCCCTGTAGACCAGGCACCCCAGCAAGCGCTGCCCCCCTGCTCGTCAAACCGATCAAGCCGTCGCGTCGTACCTTGACCAGCTTTAGCGCAGCAGCGCCGTTGATTAGGACAATCATCCGTTCAATCGGAACGTTGCAAGCACATGCCAGCGCATCGGCTGGCATTGGTTGTTCAAGCAGCAAATCAGGCAATTGAAATTTTACGACGGCCTGCAAAATCTGCGCATGACAAAACCCCGCGACGATATCAAACATCGCCTCGCCTTCGCGCCGCACCAACCGCCGCGTCAGCGGGAAACGCGCCGCCCATGTCTGGAATTTCGGGTTCGCCAGAAGACGCAACCAGCGGCTGGTCTTAGGTCCGCTCTGCGTGGTCACTTTATCGGCTGGAAATGCGGTGTCCGCCATTATTCGCCCGCAACACGCGGACGTCGTGCATCTGCAGGAACCAATCGATCCGCATAAGCGCGCACCATTTGAGCCAAGGCGGCTTCCCCCGGACAAGCGGGAATAGACGAAATTGCCCCGCCCAAAATGTTATCGAACCGTTGGATCGCACCTTGCACGCCGTAAACAGCAACAGCATTTGGACGCCCATGCAGATCATCCTGACCTGCGGGCTTGCCCAGCGTTGCCTCGTCACACAAGGCGTCCCGCAAATCGTCGGCGACCTGAAACGCCTCGCCGATACGCGCACCCAATTCTTCCCATGGTCCCGGTTCTTGTCCAGCGGCCACCGCCCCCATCTGCGTCGCCGCAATGAACAATGCACCTGTTTTTGCTTGGTGATAGGCGGAAAGATCAATCGTCGCTTCGCTTTCCCATCCCTGCCCCGCACAAATCCCAAAGGGCATTCCCGTTCGGGTGCCCAAGATATCGATCAGGCCTAAGGTGCGCTGTGGCACATCGCCTGCAGCGCGGGCCAAAATCTGAAACCCCATGACAATCAAACTATCGCCCGCCAAAACCGCTAGCGGTTCGGAAAACGCTTTGTGCAGTGCGGGTTTACCGCGCCGCATGTCCGCATCATCGAAGCAAGGCAGATCGTCGTGCACGAGGCTGGCGCAATGTATAAGTTCAAGCGCCACGCCAGCGGCATTTGTTAGCGCAGGCCTGTCGTCTCCACAGGCTAAAGCAACCGACGTCAGGATCGTTGGTCGAATGCGCGCACCACCCGGCGTGACCGCATAGTTCAGCGCAGCGGACAATTTGGCGGGCGCGACCCCGCCCTGCCCCGACCGAATAGCGTCTGCCATCGTCGCGTCGATCCGTTCCGCTATCTTCATGATACCCTCGTGTGTCACTTACGCATGACAGCGTATATGTAAACTAAACTGGACATATTGCCGCAACGAGTCAACACTCTGGACAGGAGCAGTCATGAAAACACCATCGGTCATCATCATAGGCGCGGGCATCGGCGGGTTAGCCGCAGCGCTGCGGTTGGCGCACGCGGGCTATGAGGTGACGGTGTTGGAAACCCACAGCGGACCGGGCGGGAAAATGCGGACGGTGCCGTCTGCCGCGGGGCCGATTGATGCGGGTCCAACCGTGTTGACGATGAAACATGTGTTCGAAGATCTGTTCGCGGATGTGGGCGAAACACTAAGCGACCACATCACGTTACAACCACTTGATACCTTGGCGCGCCACTATTGGGACGACGGTCAAACGCTTGACCTGATGGCAGATATCGACGCGTCAGCCGAGCAGATCAAACAAGCCTTCGGCATCCGCGCGCGCGAAGAATTTCTGACTTTTTCAGACCGCGCGAGGCGTCTGTTTTCGGCTTTTGACGCACCGATGATGCAGCATCCATCGCCGCAGTCGATTACTCTTGCGAAATGCGTCTTGCGACAACCGAAACTGGTGGCTGACATGGCCCCGCACCAGTCGTTGCATACATTGCTGCGCAACTCTTTCAGCGATCCGAAATTGGTGCAGCTCTTTGGCCGGTACGCCACATATGTCGGCGGATCACCGTTTCAGTCGCCAGCCATTCTTTCGCTGATCTGGCATGCGGAAGCCGCAGGGGTTTGGTCGGTCAAGGGTGGCATGCACCAGATCGCGCAGACAGTCGCGGCCCTAGCAGAGACGAAAGGCGCGACGTTTCATTACGACACACCAGCATTGCGGATCAGCCAACAAGGCGGAAGGGCCGCTGGCGTCGAGACCCCTACAGGGCGCATCTGTGCTGACGCTGTCATTTTCAACGGCGATCCCCGCGCTTTGCAAACGGGCCTGCTGGGCGACGCAATCACGTCAGCCGTGCCAGAAGTGTCCGTCGCACCAAGGAGCCTGTCGGCACATGTTCATACCTTTGCCGCGACCCCGAAAGGCTTACCTTTAGAGCATCACACGGTGTTTTTCGCACAGAAAGAACGCGCCGAATTTGAAGCCCTATCCGCCGGACGCACACCTGATGATGCGACCCTTTATCTGTGTTCGCAGGACCACCCCGAAACAGGTACGGGCCGTTTTGAGATTATTCGCAACGCACGCCCCGATCTGTCGCAATCGCCAAAGGAGATCGCAGAATGTCACGCGCAGACTTTCCAAAGGTTAAAGGCATTTGGCCTCACGTTCGATCACGCGCCACCAGTGGACGCGCTGACCACGCCACAAGACTTTGCGACGTTGTTTCCCGGCAGTCTGGGGTCCCTTTACGGGCGGTCCCCACACGGGATGATGGCGGCATTCAAACGTCCGACGGCGCGCACCCAGATCAAGGGGCTGTACCTGTGCGGCGGCGGGGCACATCCGGGGGCGGGGGTGCCGATGGCGACGCTCTCAGGGCGGCACGTGGCAGACGCGATCATGACCGACCTTACTTTGACCTCGCGGTTCCGCCAGACGGCTATGCATGGTGGTATGTCGACGGCATAAGCGCGTGCGGGACAAAGGCCGTATCCGTCATCGGCTTTATCGGGTCGGTATTTTCGCCGTGGTACAAATGGTCAGGGCGGCGTGACCCCGCGAACCACTGCTGCATCAACGTTGCGACCTATGGCAAGGGGGGGCGTTTCACCATGACGGACAGGGGGCGCGACGCGCTGCGCACGTCCGCTGACACGCTGCAAGTTGGCCCATCAGAGATGCACTGGGATGGTGATAAGCTGATCATTTCGATCAACGAGATCAGCAGCTTACCGCTTGTGTCACGCGTGCGAGGGACAATCACCGTAACACCCAAAGCGATCACATCGGTCGAATTAGCGCTGACCGAAGATGGCGCACATATCTGGCGGCCATTTGCGCCAGATAGCGACATATCAGTGGCGCTGGAAGCGGAGGGTTGGCAGTGGGACGGGCACGGGTATTTCGATGCGAACTTCGGGACACGTGCGCTTGAAACAGACTTTTCATTTTGGACATGGGGACGGTATCCGACTGCTGCCGGTGCGACCTGTATCTATGATGCACAACGGCGCGATGGCACTGTCATTGATACCGCAATTGCATTTGATCGAACGGGCGCTGCGCAGTTGATTGACGCACCGCCAGCAGTGCCATTCAAACGGTCACTTTGGCAGGTCAAACGCACAACGCGGGCCGACGTCGGCGTCGTGCCTAAACAAGTGCTGCCGATGCTAGATGCGCCATTCTATTCGCGGTCCGCCGTTCAAACCCAAATCAATGGCGAAGTCGTCACCGGCGTACACGAAGCGTTGGATTTGGACCGTTTTAGATCGCCGTTCCTGAAACCGATGTTGGCTTGTCGTGTTCCACGTCGGGCGGGTTGGGCGTGGTGAAACCTTCCCCGCGGGGAAAACGCCCGTTGCGGTTACAATGTGTTAACGCCCGAGGGACTGTATGCGGACCGAAATCTAGGTTGCTTCGAGAACGATGATGTCACCGCCTGCCGCCTGCGCGTCTTCTGCATCATGAGTGACCATCAAGATCGGCAGCGCCCGCGCCTTGGCCCGCGCGAACACCATCTCGCGCACCTGCGCGCGCAACGCAGTATCCAGCCGAGAGAACGGTTCATCAAGCAACAACGCACAGGGTTCGGAAAGCAGCATGCGCATCAATGCCACGCGTGCTTTTTGCCCACCTGAAAGCGTCGCGGGATCGCGATCTGCGAAACCGTCTAGGCCTACTTCTTGCAGCGCTTCATCCACCTTTGCGTTGCGCGCCAATTTGCTGCCGCCGGACGGTAATCCGAACGACAAATTCGCCCCGACAGAAAGATGTGGGAACAGCAAATCGTCTTGGAACAAAATACCGACGCGCCGCAGATGCGGTGGCGTTGCGGTGATATCTTTGCCGTTCAAAATGACCGCTCCGGTTGATTTAAAACCAGATGCCAGCGTACCGGTCACAAAAGCAAGCAACGTCGATTTTCCGACGCCAGAAGGACCCATGATCGTCAAAACTTCGCCTGGTGCGATGTGCCGCGACACGCCGACCAAGGGTTTGTTGTCCTTGTAGATCTGCACGTCCGACAGCGTCAAACCTTTATCCATGTCGTAATCCTTTTCGGTTCCGCCACACCAATGTCGGGATCAAAAGCGCCAATGCAAAAGGTACCAGTGCCGCACCTGTTTGCATCAATCCGTATGCCCCGATTGCACGCCGATCGCCCCCCGATGCAAGCGCCAGCGCTTCGGTCGTGAGTGTTGCAACACGCCCGCCGCCGATCAGCAATGTTGCCAGATATTGCCCCACTGACACCGCGATCCCGACTGCCATTGCCGTCAATATCGGGCGCAAAAGCATCGGTAGTCTGATCCGCCACAGAATACGGTCCGGACTGCTTCCCAAGGCTGCTGCGATGGTACCCATGCGTGGATCCCACGCGCGGAATGGATCAGCTAACGATAAGAAAACGTAGGGCAAAACAAAGATCAGGTGTGCCGCGATCACCGGCCAACGCCCGACGCTGGCCCCCACATTGAGGAACAATGTTTGCAGCCCCGGCAGGAAGGCGATTTGCGGAATGAGGAGCGGTAGATATAGCAGCCATGTGCCGATTTTGCCGAACTTGAGATTGTAACGGCATTCGGCCTCAAGACAGCCAATGGTGAGCGTGATGGCGATGAATGTCGTCGTGATTGCGATGATCGCCGTTTCGATCAGCG
The Rhodobacteraceae bacterium S2214 genome window above contains:
- the crtI gene encoding phytoene desaturase codes for the protein MKTPSVIIIGAGIGGLAAALRLAHAGYEVTVLETHSGPGGKMRTVPSAAGPIDAGPTVLTMKHVFEDLFADVGETLSDHITLQPLDTLARHYWDDGQTLDLMADIDASAEQIKQAFGIRAREEFLTFSDRARRLFSAFDAPMMQHPSPQSITLAKCVLRQPKLVADMAPHQSLHTLLRNSFSDPKLVQLFGRYATYVGGSPFQSPAILSLIWHAEAAGVWSVKGGMHQIAQTVAALAETKGATFHYDTPALRISQQGGRAAGVETPTGRICADAVIFNGDPRALQTGLLGDAITSAVPEVSVAPRSLSAHVHTFAATPKGLPLEHHTVFFAQKERAEFEALSAGRTPDDATLYLCSQDHPETGTGRFEIIRNARPDLSQSPKEIAECHAQTFQRLKAFGLTFDHAPPVDALTTPQDFATLFPGSLGSLYGRSPHGMMAAFKRPTARTQIKGLYLCGGGAHPGAGVPMATLSGRHVADAIMTDLTLTSRFRQTAMHGGMSTA
- a CDS encoding carotenoid 1,2-hydratase, whose protein sequence is MSACGTKAVSVIGFIGSVFSPWYKWSGRRDPANHCCINVATYGKGGRFTMTDRGRDALRTSADTLQVGPSEMHWDGDKLIISINEISSLPLVSRVRGTITVTPKAITSVELALTEDGAHIWRPFAPDSDISVALEAEGWQWDGHGYFDANFGTRALETDFSFWTWGRYPTAAGATCIYDAQRRDGTVIDTAIAFDRTGAAQLIDAPPAVPFKRSLWQVKRTTRADVGVVPKQVLPMLDAPFYSRSAVQTQINGEVVTGVHEALDLDRFRSPFLKPMLACRVPRRAGWAW
- a CDS encoding ATP-binding cassette domain-containing protein — translated: MDKGLTLSDVQIYKDNKPLVGVSRHIAPGEVLTIMGPSGVGKSTLLAFVTGTLASGFKSTGAVILNGKDITATPPHLRRVGILFQDDLLFPHLSVGANLSFGLPSGGSKLARNAKVDEALQEVGLDGFADRDPATLSGGQKARVALMRMLLSEPCALLLDEPFSRLDTALRAQVREMVFARAKARALPILMVTHDAEDAQAAGGDIIVLEAT